One segment of Neodiprion fabricii isolate iyNeoFabr1 chromosome 1, iyNeoFabr1.1, whole genome shotgun sequence DNA contains the following:
- the LOC124179589 gene encoding uncharacterized protein LOC124179589 codes for MALLYRFAQLPDRGGTRVFSFVVTRSVVRDPERDVTSKELVCGFQRWAVAFSRGDKVLGVYLVWRGAAPGLRVYVDFTFTLLNREHFSVNEGFSGKRVKFTYDAPAQGNRNYIPVSDLYSRNFADPNGEFQLELSMANVRTVYTAELRIPTGVFSAGQQKPEKLETGYFTFGGFDWNLVIYPLGDKDAINHETSVTAISASGPGAAASSTGHGRQEGRLSVYLARLTGFDHRCRVRYNVTLGEGDRRIESGHIEDLSDADGRGFGWHPRIRWSEIAHKGVVRVSLEMVEARTVSEVGVQALGLPVLPAAPCYDRDKQAWALRADLHSDTVRLHLVYKDIHNVPRNHLRYVGWTAYLMRGEEAVALPGAPFGRYYAQEAVDEGIIMETSLGVTEVKDVECPFITDKGQLRVRLEWNEGHLLFQATYHKYDDVCRVHNQQMRREIAALQAENYSLERQLFSYQQSLAFAQAQAQAQGQEPDVVDPDHHHHHHHHHHLERSASTDTEYA; via the exons ATGGCGCTTCTGTACAGATTCGCGCAGCTGCCCGATCGCGGTGGTACGCGGGTCTTCTCATTCGTCGTAACGAGGAGCGTTGTCCGCGACCCAGAACGCGACGTAACCAGCAAGGAACTCGTTTGCGGCTTCCAGCGATGGGCTGTCGCCTTCTCACGCGGCGACAAG GTCCTGGGTGTTTACCTGGTATGGCGAGGAGCTGCGCCGGGTTTGCGAGTCTACGTCGACTTCACGTTCACCCTCCTTAACCGGGAGCACTTTTCAGTGAACGAAGGCTTCTCCGGGAAGCGGGTCAAGTTCACGTACGACGCCCCTGCCCAGGGTAACCGCAACTACATTCCAGTCTCGGATCTCTACAGTCGGAACTTCGCTGACCCCAACGGCGAATTCCAGCTCGAGTTGTCGATGGCTAACGTCCGCACTGTCTATACTGCTGAGCTGCGAATACCGACAGGAGTCTTCTCGGCGGGACAGCAAAAACCGGAGAAGCTGGAGACCGGGTACTTCACATTCGGCGGGTTTGACTGGAATCTCGTGATCTACCCGTTGGGAGACAAAGATGCCATCAACCACGAGACTAGCGTTACGGCTATTTCAGCTTCTGGTCCGGGCGCCGCAGCCTCATCTACGGGTCACGGTAGGCAGGAGGGACGGCTGAGCGTTTACTTGGCAAGGCTGACGGGCTTCGATCACCGATGCCGAGTGCGTTACAATGTCACCCTGGGTGAGGGGGACCGAAGGATAGAGTCCGGGCACATCGAGGACCTCTCGGACGCCGACGGCCGCGGTTTTGGCTGGCATCCGCGGATCCGGTGGTCCGAAATAGCCCATAAGGGCGTCGTCCGCGTTTCGCTCGAGATGGTCGAGGCGCGTACCGTTTCCGAGGTGGGGGTTCAAGCCCTGGGGCTGCCGGTTTTGCCGGCGGCGCCGTGCTACGACCGTGACAAACAAGCCTGGGCACTCAGGGCGGACCTTCATTCGGACACGGTGAGGCTGCACCTCGTCTACAAAGACATTCACAACGTACCGAGGAACCATCTCCGGTATGTCGGGTGGACTGCGTACTTGATGAGAGGCGAGGAGGCCGTTGCTCTGCCTGGAGCACCGTTCGGCCGGTACTACGCTCAGGAGGCAGTCGACGAGGGTATAATAATGGAGACCAGCCTCGGTGTCACGGAGGTCAAGGATGTCGAGTGTCCGTTCATAACTGACAAGGGGCAGCTCAGGGTGCGGCTTGAGTGGAATGAGGGCCATCTGCTCTTTCAGGCCACCTATCACAAGTACGACGACGTTTGTCGTGTTCACAATCAGCAAATGCGCAGAGAGATCGCCGCCCTTCAAGCCGAGAACTACTCCCTCGAGCGGCAGCTCTTCAGCTACCAGCAGAGCCTCGCCTTCGCTCAGGCCCAGGCTCAGGCTCAGGGACAGGAACCGGACGTCGTTGACCCCGaccatcatcaccatcatcaccatcatcaccATCTCGAACGCTCGGCGTCAACCGACACGGAATACGCCTGA
- the LOC124187754 gene encoding solute carrier family 52, riboflavin transporter, member 3-A-like: MTLAQRFSNRRLLVDALALTFGIGAWIGVNGIFVQLPLLVENAPEEWHLPVYMTLVVQLANIGPILYSFYIKYMSRAHDHLLIYILLGGGTIGMICLIFVHENTSHIFGKESSTALLSLMFVAALVGCTSSVLFMPYMRNYREIYLVSYLVGEGLSGFLPSIIALIQGVGGNAQCVETANSTADNPSYTEYVPDPRFSTSVFFTLLSVILFLSFSAFIALNTLPISRGERVKPPGSTEALPTDPDAAPTFKINSGWKMPRRTYIYLLVMMAVICALGNAVLSGVQPYACLPYGNVAYHLAVTLGAIASPLAMCIGFVVKNPRVDVLSLLTAGILALAGFVSYLAVKSPAPPMQHMWIGEFVVVVAWIIVSGLIGFVKLAITTLFRPDPGRGLFYTGVATQIGSLSGAVLMYCLVKFADIFVKYNPCDDFAGVPSS, translated from the exons ATGACGCTCGCTCAACGCTTCAGCAACAGACGTCTCTTGGTAGATGCTCTCGCCCTAACCTTTGGCATTGGAGCATGGATCGGGGTCAACGGAATTTTCGTCCAACTACCCCTGCTCGTCGAAAACGCCCCAGAGGAATGGCACCTTCCCGTTTACATGACGCTGGTCGTCCAGCTGGCAAACATCGGTCCGATACTTTACAGCTTTTATATCAA GTACATGAGCCGGGCACATGATCATCTGTTAATATACATTCTCTTGGGCGGCGGTACGATTGGAATGATTTGCTTGATCTTTGTTCACGAGAACACGTCTCACATATTCGGCAAAGAGAGTTCCACGGCTCTGCTGAGTCTGATGTTCGTTGCGGCGTTGGTCGGCTGCACCAGCTCGGTTCTCTTCATGCCCTACATGCGTAACTACAGAGAGATATACCTGGTCTCTTACCTCGTGGGCGAAGGGCTGAGCGGATTTTTACCCAGTATCATAGCCTTGATACAAGGGGTCGGTGGTAATGCACAGTGTGTCGAAACGGCGAATTCAACCGCCGATAACCCCAGCTACACGGAGTACGTTCCAGACCCTAGGTTTTCGACCTCAGTGTTCTTCACCCTTCTCAGCGTCATCCTGTTCCTAAGCTTCTCCGCTTTCATCGCCCTAAATACCCTTCCCATCAGCCGCGGCGAACGCGTCAAGCCACCCGGAAGTACCGAAGCCCTTCCAACCGACCCCGACGCCGCCCCGACCTTCAAGATTAATTCGGGATGGAAAATGCCGAGGCGAACTTACATCTACCTCTTGGTCATGATGGCCGTCATATGCGCCCTGGGAAACGCTGTGCTCTCAGGTGTACAGCCCTACGCCTGCCTGCCATACGGCAACGTGGCTTATCATTTGGCCGTCACTTTGGGGGCGATAGCCAGTCCTCTAGCCATGTGCATCGGCTTCGTCGTCAAGAATCCCCGAGTCGACGTCCTGAGCCTTTTGACGGCGGGTATCCTCGCCCTGGCAGGTTTCGTGTCTTACTTGGCAGTCAAGTCGCCTGCACCACCTATGCAGCACATGTGGATTGGCGaattcgtcgtcgtcgttgccTGGATAATCGTCAGTGGACTTATCGGTTTCGTTAAACTCGCCATTACTACACTGTTTCGACCAGATCCTGGCAGGGGATTATTCTACACGGGGGTGGCGACGCAGATTGGCTCGTTAAGCGGGGCTGTGCTCATGTACTGTTTAGTCAAATTCGCCGACATATTTGTGAAGTACAATCCTTGTGATGACTTTGCAGGCGTTCCCAGCAGTTAG
- the LOC124187753 gene encoding solute carrier family 52, riboflavin transporter, member 3-A-like, with protein MPLLARCSGNRGMTRRRFLIDVLIVMFGISAWVGVNGIYVQLPLLVLTAPEGWSLPAYIVVIVQAANIGPVLYALCRKFFPNLCKESAWISSLLILGSVAMGTLAFVYETKTSINGTEHSVALLALIFFTALVGCSSSVLFVPYLRNFQEVHLVSFFVGEGLSGLLPSAVALVQGVGGNEECKAPESNSTNDTASSDHEVPHFSPKIYFLFLFGLLVASTCAFWILECSLVSQDKSDPKLSTVFRTPLPHCNQCPSHENLSSGIPKFETRIAEEVTEATSLQSDTTIAYNGVVRSYLYVLIGLICFAGNGFLPGIQSYSCLPYGNVAYHLTVTLAHLSNPIACVLALWMPPPGPRGITKVSTLAVIASTYVTWLAFSSPTPPWRGTTLGTILVVLAWIALTGLVTYAKLSITAIFRRESGASSLFYVGVVTQAGSVAGAIFSFVLTNYSTLLTPYKSCIPSW; from the coding sequence ATGCCACTTCTAGCAAGGTGCAGCGGAAATCGGGGAATGACTCGACGTCGATTCCTAATCGACGTCCTGATAGTAATGTTTGGGATCTCAGCGTGGGTTGGCGTCAACGGAATCTACGTCCAGCTCCCTTTGCTGGTGTTGACGGCTCCCGAGGGCTGGTCATTGCCAGCTTACATCGTCGTAATCGTACAAGCCGCTAACATTGGTCCCGTGCTCTACGCCTTATGCCGGAAATTCTTCCCCAACCTCTGCAAAGAGTCAGCCTGGATATCAAGCCTTCTCATTCTTGGAAGCGTAGCCATGGGCACCCTGGCCTTTGTCTACGAAACAAAGACCAGCATCAACGGAACCGAACACAGCGTAGCTCTTCTCGCTCTCATATTTTTTACCGCCCTGGTGGGTTGCTCAAGCTCCGTCCTCTTCGTTCCCTACCTCAGGAACTTCCAGGAGGTTCACCTTGTCTCGTTTTTCGTCGGCGAGGGGCTCAGCGGGCTGCTTCCTAGTGCGGTAGCCCTCGTTCAGGGCGTTGGCGGCAACGAAGAGTGTAAAGCACCCGAGTCGAATTCAACCAACGACACCGCATCGTCCGATCACGAAGTTCCCCACTTCTCAcccaaaatttatttcctcttCCTGTTCGGCTTGCTTGTTGCTTCCACCTGTGCCTTCTGGATACTCGAGTGCTCCTTGGTCTCTCAAGACAAGAGTGACCCGAAGTTATCGACGGTATTCCGCACCCCGTTACCCCATTGCAATCAGTGTCCATCTCACGAAAATCTCTCCTCCGGAATTCCGAAGTTCGAAACCCGTATAGCCGAAGAAGTCACCGAAGCGACCAGCCTGCAATCAGACACGACAATTGCATACAACGGTGTCGTCAGAAGTTACCTCTACGTCTTGATCGGTTTGATCTGCTTCGCGGGAAATGGATTCCTACCAGGGATACAGTCGTATTCGTGCCTCCCTTACGGCAATGTCGCTTACCACTTGACGGTCACCCTGGCCCATCTATCGAATCCCATTGCGTGCGTTCTCGCTCTGTGGATGCCTCCGCCGGGTCCACGCGGCATCACAAAAGTATCGACCTTGGCAGTTATCGCCAGCACATATGTCACTTGGCTGGCATTCTCGTCACCGACGCCACCCTGGCGAGGCACCACCCTCGGCACAATCCTCGTCGTGCTTGCCTGGATCGCCCTGACAGGCCTCGTGACCTACGCGAAACTCTCCATCACCGCGATATTCAGACGAGAATCAGGGGCCAGCTCGTTGTTTTACGTCGGCGTCGTCACTCAGGCGGGATCCGTTGCTGGTGCCATATTCTCTTTCGTTCTTACCAACTATTCTACCCTTCTTACTCCATACAAGTCTTGTATTCCTTCCTGGTGA
- the LOC124187755 gene encoding F-box/WD repeat-containing protein 9-like isoform X1 yields the protein MCDTEVSSQNTTSSLSLLDLPVEILLHICSFLDAATLVHSLSLVCKEFNLILNDDSMWKARINQIWPHCGYPILPSDDDNGLFWKLSCSAIERQNLLWGKEQGETMEKLSLHNIHYSTIDSIILLNKGNVCVSGARDRSLVYSVLPNKGCENPVSKTTNNAHDGWIWDLTALDDNIYSCSWDRTIKSWKLSDTGLIPLNIYEMKVTAPLLCVTSSVHLGLFACGSYCKTVMVYDPRSRSQVATYQPHQRAIVRLAMNSNYILTASEDKTLSIWDHRSRKTVKTIKISNENFPMSISMQKSTVYAGDNGGKLHVLDSSKDLELVKSYETGHTKAITGVYQTPGCLITTSLDKSVRISSPTNPPKLLTSLNSTYGEIASMDYLNEVLAISGTDGIQIWRPKSRV from the exons ATGTGTGATACCGAAGTCTCTTCCCAAAACACAACATCGTCTTTGTCATTGCTTGACTTACCAGTCGAG ATACTGCTCCACATTTGCTCTTTTTTGGATGCGGCGACATTGGTTCACAGCCTGAGTCTAGTTTGCAAAGAATTCAACCTGATTCTGAACGATGATTCCATGTGGAAAGCACGAATCAATCAGATTTGGCCACACTGTGGTTATCCTATCCTGCCTTCCG ATGATGACAATGGACTGTTTTGGAAGCTTTCCTGCAGTGCGATTGAGCGACAAAATTTGCTGTGGGGTAAAGAGCAGGGAGAAACAATGGAGAAATTATCACTGcataatattcattattcaacCATAGATAGTATCATACTCTTAAAT aaAGGAAATGTCTGTGTCTCTGGAGCAAGAGACCGGTCCCTCGTGTATTCAGTCTTGCCAAACAAAGGATGTGAGAATCCCGTATCAAAGACCACGAACAATGCCCACGATGGATGGATTTGGGATTTGACTGCCCTAGACGATAACATCTATAGCTGTAGCTGGGATCGAACCATCAAATCTTGGAAACTCTCGGATACTGGGCTTATTCCGCTGAACATTTATGAGAT GAAGGTTACTGCACCCCTGTTGTGTGTGACGTCATCCGTACATTTGGGTTTGTTCGCATGTGGATCATACTGTAAAACAGTTATGGTATACGATCCACGATCCCGCTCACAAGTAGCCACCTACCAACCGCATCAGCGAGCCATTGTCAGACTAGCCATGAATTCTAATTATATTCTCACCGCTAGCGAGGACAAAACACTATCTATTTGGGATCATAGGAGCAGAAAAACAGTGAAAACTATCAAA ATATCCAACGAGAATTTTCCCATGAGTATTTCAATGCAGAAGAGTACTGTTTATGCAGGAGATAATGGAGGGAAATTGCACGTTCTTGATTCGAGCAAAGATTTAGAACTGGTAAAAAGCTACGAGACTGGACACACAAAGGCCATTACTGGAGTGTATCAGACTCCAGGTTGCCTGATCACAACTTCTTTGGATAAAAGTGTACGGATATCAAGTCCTACAAACCCTCCAAAGCTCCTTACTTCTCTAAATTCCACATACGGTGAAATAGCCAGT ATGGATTACTTGAACGAGGTACTAGCTATATCAGGTACGGATGGGATACAAATCTGGAGACCTAAAAGCAGAGTATAG
- the LOC124187755 gene encoding F-box/WD repeat-containing protein 9-like isoform X2 encodes MITDLILLHICSFLDAATLVHSLSLVCKEFNLILNDDSMWKARINQIWPHCGYPILPSDDDNGLFWKLSCSAIERQNLLWGKEQGETMEKLSLHNIHYSTIDSIILLNKGNVCVSGARDRSLVYSVLPNKGCENPVSKTTNNAHDGWIWDLTALDDNIYSCSWDRTIKSWKLSDTGLIPLNIYEMKVTAPLLCVTSSVHLGLFACGSYCKTVMVYDPRSRSQVATYQPHQRAIVRLAMNSNYILTASEDKTLSIWDHRSRKTVKTIKISNENFPMSISMQKSTVYAGDNGGKLHVLDSSKDLELVKSYETGHTKAITGVYQTPGCLITTSLDKSVRISSPTNPPKLLTSLNSTYGEIASMDYLNEVLAISGTDGIQIWRPKSRV; translated from the exons ATGATAACTGATTTA ATACTGCTCCACATTTGCTCTTTTTTGGATGCGGCGACATTGGTTCACAGCCTGAGTCTAGTTTGCAAAGAATTCAACCTGATTCTGAACGATGATTCCATGTGGAAAGCACGAATCAATCAGATTTGGCCACACTGTGGTTATCCTATCCTGCCTTCCG ATGATGACAATGGACTGTTTTGGAAGCTTTCCTGCAGTGCGATTGAGCGACAAAATTTGCTGTGGGGTAAAGAGCAGGGAGAAACAATGGAGAAATTATCACTGcataatattcattattcaacCATAGATAGTATCATACTCTTAAAT aaAGGAAATGTCTGTGTCTCTGGAGCAAGAGACCGGTCCCTCGTGTATTCAGTCTTGCCAAACAAAGGATGTGAGAATCCCGTATCAAAGACCACGAACAATGCCCACGATGGATGGATTTGGGATTTGACTGCCCTAGACGATAACATCTATAGCTGTAGCTGGGATCGAACCATCAAATCTTGGAAACTCTCGGATACTGGGCTTATTCCGCTGAACATTTATGAGAT GAAGGTTACTGCACCCCTGTTGTGTGTGACGTCATCCGTACATTTGGGTTTGTTCGCATGTGGATCATACTGTAAAACAGTTATGGTATACGATCCACGATCCCGCTCACAAGTAGCCACCTACCAACCGCATCAGCGAGCCATTGTCAGACTAGCCATGAATTCTAATTATATTCTCACCGCTAGCGAGGACAAAACACTATCTATTTGGGATCATAGGAGCAGAAAAACAGTGAAAACTATCAAA ATATCCAACGAGAATTTTCCCATGAGTATTTCAATGCAGAAGAGTACTGTTTATGCAGGAGATAATGGAGGGAAATTGCACGTTCTTGATTCGAGCAAAGATTTAGAACTGGTAAAAAGCTACGAGACTGGACACACAAAGGCCATTACTGGAGTGTATCAGACTCCAGGTTGCCTGATCACAACTTCTTTGGATAAAAGTGTACGGATATCAAGTCCTACAAACCCTCCAAAGCTCCTTACTTCTCTAAATTCCACATACGGTGAAATAGCCAGT ATGGATTACTTGAACGAGGTACTAGCTATATCAGGTACGGATGGGATACAAATCTGGAGACCTAAAAGCAGAGTATAG
- the LOC124187755 gene encoding F-box/WD repeat-containing protein 9-like isoform X4, with protein sequence MLAPCTANDDDNGLFWKLSCSAIERQNLLWGKEQGETMEKLSLHNIHYSTIDSIILLNKGNVCVSGARDRSLVYSVLPNKGCENPVSKTTNNAHDGWIWDLTALDDNIYSCSWDRTIKSWKLSDTGLIPLNIYEMKVTAPLLCVTSSVHLGLFACGSYCKTVMVYDPRSRSQVATYQPHQRAIVRLAMNSNYILTASEDKTLSIWDHRSRKTVKTIKISNENFPMSISMQKSTVYAGDNGGKLHVLDSSKDLELVKSYETGHTKAITGVYQTPGCLITTSLDKSVRISSPTNPPKLLTSLNSTYGEIASMDYLNEVLAISGTDGIQIWRPKSRV encoded by the exons ATGCTAGCGCCTTGCACGGCCAATG ATGATGACAATGGACTGTTTTGGAAGCTTTCCTGCAGTGCGATTGAGCGACAAAATTTGCTGTGGGGTAAAGAGCAGGGAGAAACAATGGAGAAATTATCACTGcataatattcattattcaacCATAGATAGTATCATACTCTTAAAT aaAGGAAATGTCTGTGTCTCTGGAGCAAGAGACCGGTCCCTCGTGTATTCAGTCTTGCCAAACAAAGGATGTGAGAATCCCGTATCAAAGACCACGAACAATGCCCACGATGGATGGATTTGGGATTTGACTGCCCTAGACGATAACATCTATAGCTGTAGCTGGGATCGAACCATCAAATCTTGGAAACTCTCGGATACTGGGCTTATTCCGCTGAACATTTATGAGAT GAAGGTTACTGCACCCCTGTTGTGTGTGACGTCATCCGTACATTTGGGTTTGTTCGCATGTGGATCATACTGTAAAACAGTTATGGTATACGATCCACGATCCCGCTCACAAGTAGCCACCTACCAACCGCATCAGCGAGCCATTGTCAGACTAGCCATGAATTCTAATTATATTCTCACCGCTAGCGAGGACAAAACACTATCTATTTGGGATCATAGGAGCAGAAAAACAGTGAAAACTATCAAA ATATCCAACGAGAATTTTCCCATGAGTATTTCAATGCAGAAGAGTACTGTTTATGCAGGAGATAATGGAGGGAAATTGCACGTTCTTGATTCGAGCAAAGATTTAGAACTGGTAAAAAGCTACGAGACTGGACACACAAAGGCCATTACTGGAGTGTATCAGACTCCAGGTTGCCTGATCACAACTTCTTTGGATAAAAGTGTACGGATATCAAGTCCTACAAACCCTCCAAAGCTCCTTACTTCTCTAAATTCCACATACGGTGAAATAGCCAGT ATGGATTACTTGAACGAGGTACTAGCTATATCAGGTACGGATGGGATACAAATCTGGAGACCTAAAAGCAGAGTATAG
- the LOC124187755 gene encoding F-box/WD repeat-containing protein 9-like isoform X3, with product MLAPCTANGYYDDNGLFWKLSCSAIERQNLLWGKEQGETMEKLSLHNIHYSTIDSIILLNKGNVCVSGARDRSLVYSVLPNKGCENPVSKTTNNAHDGWIWDLTALDDNIYSCSWDRTIKSWKLSDTGLIPLNIYEMKVTAPLLCVTSSVHLGLFACGSYCKTVMVYDPRSRSQVATYQPHQRAIVRLAMNSNYILTASEDKTLSIWDHRSRKTVKTIKISNENFPMSISMQKSTVYAGDNGGKLHVLDSSKDLELVKSYETGHTKAITGVYQTPGCLITTSLDKSVRISSPTNPPKLLTSLNSTYGEIASMDYLNEVLAISGTDGIQIWRPKSRV from the exons ATGCTAGCGCCTTGCACGGCCAATGGTTact ATGATGACAATGGACTGTTTTGGAAGCTTTCCTGCAGTGCGATTGAGCGACAAAATTTGCTGTGGGGTAAAGAGCAGGGAGAAACAATGGAGAAATTATCACTGcataatattcattattcaacCATAGATAGTATCATACTCTTAAAT aaAGGAAATGTCTGTGTCTCTGGAGCAAGAGACCGGTCCCTCGTGTATTCAGTCTTGCCAAACAAAGGATGTGAGAATCCCGTATCAAAGACCACGAACAATGCCCACGATGGATGGATTTGGGATTTGACTGCCCTAGACGATAACATCTATAGCTGTAGCTGGGATCGAACCATCAAATCTTGGAAACTCTCGGATACTGGGCTTATTCCGCTGAACATTTATGAGAT GAAGGTTACTGCACCCCTGTTGTGTGTGACGTCATCCGTACATTTGGGTTTGTTCGCATGTGGATCATACTGTAAAACAGTTATGGTATACGATCCACGATCCCGCTCACAAGTAGCCACCTACCAACCGCATCAGCGAGCCATTGTCAGACTAGCCATGAATTCTAATTATATTCTCACCGCTAGCGAGGACAAAACACTATCTATTTGGGATCATAGGAGCAGAAAAACAGTGAAAACTATCAAA ATATCCAACGAGAATTTTCCCATGAGTATTTCAATGCAGAAGAGTACTGTTTATGCAGGAGATAATGGAGGGAAATTGCACGTTCTTGATTCGAGCAAAGATTTAGAACTGGTAAAAAGCTACGAGACTGGACACACAAAGGCCATTACTGGAGTGTATCAGACTCCAGGTTGCCTGATCACAACTTCTTTGGATAAAAGTGTACGGATATCAAGTCCTACAAACCCTCCAAAGCTCCTTACTTCTCTAAATTCCACATACGGTGAAATAGCCAGT ATGGATTACTTGAACGAGGTACTAGCTATATCAGGTACGGATGGGATACAAATCTGGAGACCTAAAAGCAGAGTATAG